Genomic window (Drosophila ananassae strain 14024-0371.13 chromosome 3L, ASM1763931v2, whole genome shotgun sequence):
CACACACAAGAGGCGGATCCGAAACCCCGAAACGGagccccccaaaaaaaaaaattgtgtgcgtggagtccctacgcgcgaaagaagtgaaacttcttagcgatattccaaaaaatgcatattatttcgtataaaagaaaaatagcgggagggaaaggataaaaataaggtggagtgaccaacactttcttcaattcacattttataaatttattataaagcaaagtccaaaTCAATGATCATCTCTGGGTTCTGACGGATTCATATCTATAATATTTCCAATTGGATTATGATAACTAAAATACGATATGAAATGTCTTACATCTATTTTATCTATATTTCTCGCAAATACCGCATCAATAGTCGTACCTCCTTTTGTCGTCGGATCATTTCTTCCATTGATCATTTCTAATGAAAATTTCTCTCTGAGGAATGCCAGCAATGGTTCAGCTTCTGGCAATGAGAAATTGATATTAAAATCTTCCGCAAGGAGTACCGGTTGTTCGCTATACTCTACTGGCTCTCCGATAATCTCTGCGAGAGCTTGCGAACCTGCAGTTGACAACGGTAATAAAGCTTTACcgataaacaattaaaattaaaatttttgccaatccaattgatattaatttcaagatgatatgatccacaaggtgcatctgttatggacaattgaaatattcaagagaaacgtaccaccacataacctggaatccgctgtgttatgcgtattttcactgtcactcattttattgtttgtttgaatcactattcactgtactaatactacaagtagtgcgtcaatattatatagaacacgaattaattatgggaaacactttaataacaaaatacgagataagaataagaaaaagaattttcgacacataggacgcttgatgcactcacgcataggcactaatattagtctagtcgccatagcagcgcatgcgcctggcgataccttactctcattcactctctctctctctctcgcactctatctttctcttttcctcttctccttccgagttgcgttaagcgttcaacgctattccccctccactggagcgttaaacgtttaacgcaacattttccggcgtcgtataagaagtttcacttcaaaaagagaattaatattaaatactcaagctaaaaaaagaaaaagaaaagagcTGAGCTCGGCTGTTTCAGGGGAATTCAAGAATGTGACATACGGTATACACAtcgatggaaaattaattaaaacccTCGATATATGCTGCGATGGCCGCGAAGAAAGTAACTAGAGAAATGGCTCATTACAATGATTACGAATACAAATATGAGTACATCGAGTGGTTCGAATACAAAGCACTCGCAGACTGGCTGACTGAGAGTGAGTCAACCTACGTGAGCTGCACATTTAaccaatttttaaaaagaaagaatGAAAAAAGAATCGAATGGAAACTGGCCAGAAGACTTGACGATAAACAAGAAGGCCTAGAACAAGTGCCACAAATTGATTGTGGAGGCTGACTGGCTAACTGACTGGCTGGCTCTGAAGCAGAGAGTGGAGCATAGCGAATTGACCCACTGTGGGGCTGAGAACGCTATGGAGAATTGTTATAACTGCGCTTTGCTCGGCTAACTGTGGCAAGACCTCAatccagatacagatacagatacaaaacGCCGCTTGGCACGCTCTCTCGGATTCGGATTCTACATACCAGCTTCGATTACAGCGGTTCGATTTGTCCGAAAAGGCCCCCAAAGGCAAATGGCCAGTAACTTGACCAATTTGTTTAATTAGCCTTGCCGGCGATCATCAAGTGAGAGTTCAAATTAATTTGGCGGCGAAAGTTTCAGTCAACGaactaaaaaattatatactttataggggaACCACTCACAAAGAAGTGCATCACAAAGAACCCAAAAGAAGAGCTCTGATTCATTTTGAATTATGATTTCTGTGGGGGGATTCTTTTATGGACCTTTGTGGGGGAGTCTCTCCTCTGTAAACACTAAAGATAATGAGTGCTTTGTAGTCTTAAGACTTATTTGACTGGATTGTAAATCTTATCCGTGGCAACAGCACTACGAGTACCAGCCACCAGCCACTgatgcaaatatttacatgTAACCCCTGATAAGGCACGAAGTTGTAAACCACTATTTGCTCAGATATGGTAGAGATTTGGGAAAAATAGTATCTCATAAGTGCTCCAAATACTTTAAGCTGCTGCATCCCATTTACTCCATAGGCAACGCCCCTGCCCGGAAGCTTTCAACTGGCGGTGTTGCAACTCGCAGCATGCTACTTTTACTTTAGACCCAATCTCTACTGGTCTCTTGCATAAGACACTACCAGTTGCCGAGCCGGGGCAACAAGCCACACGCCCCAAATAAACCACTAAACCGGGTGACACTCCCCCGCACTATCTACCTTGCaacattttctatttttcctcCTTTcttcttccattttttttttcactccAAGTTGCCGCTAATTCAAACAAATTGCAGCATAAATGCATTATAAAAGGCAGAGGAGCCACATCGGGGCGATACGGTGTGACAGTAATAATGTCACTCGCAGTCAGTTAGGAGTGGAGGGTAGGTGCTATGGATATGGATATGGAATGGATATATATGTGTCTATATAGGTGGAGTGGAGAACGCCGAACCATGAATGCCAGTGATAAATTAGCCAGCTTCAGCGAGCTGCCCATGTGTGGGCAAGCCGGCACAGTGGTTTGGTCAGCACTCTACCTTCTAGATACATTATCCCGGGGATAGCCCTTCAAATCTATAAGTTTAATAGGGAGAATCTTAGAGGTCATTGCACTCCTTTGAACTAGAGTTCTCTTCACCATGCCACCTAATTGATTGTTCTACTCCATTTGATAAGCTCTTGCGGCAATTGCTCATTGTGGCACACACTTAAACTGGGGGGATTAGAAATGGTAATGGTTAATTATGCTGACGATCCGGTTGCTTGCGACCCACTGTGCTGCATTGCATCCGAGAGATGCTAGATCTGGTagatgcaactgcaactgcaacagcaactcgGTGGCAGACAAGCAAGTGTtttgtgttgttgctgctgaagCTAATTTGATTAATGATAAGCCGGACTTAACTGACGACGATTGTGATTCATTATGTGCGCACAAGCCAGCACACTTAGCGCAGAAGATACAAATGCAGATGGAGATCTATGGTAGGAAACTATGTATCTATCGCAGTGCGGTAGcgaattttcattaaatagaTTACACACCAGatgtgtgtgttagtgtgtgaGGCATTCCACGGAGTGCCCCAGCGAATCAAAGAAAGaacattattttatttgatcaGGAGGGGGGACTATGAACAACAAGTGCTCGTTGTATTCGGGGGGAAATAGTGGTGGAGCGTTGTTTGATGCGTAATTGAGGCTTCAATTGAATTCGCACTGCCCCCCGTTCTCCCTCCCAACTGTCAGTATCTATGAGATACAATTTCGTTGGCGCACTACTGGCTTTGATTATATGCAATGAGCCATTTCCTCCACATGCTCTCGACTTGGCTGGCTGCACCTCATTTGGGTCGAAACAGAAACTCAATTGCAGTGGAAATGGCATCATGTGGCCAGATAAGCAGTTAATAAACTGGCACACTTGTGGCATGTAATTTGGTCGAAACACTGAAATGGGTTAGGTCTGCCTGCCATTCGGACCCAAAATTCAGGTGAAAAATTCTTCCAgtcaacagcaacaaattcTGGGAATTTATTAAACAGGTTGATCCAAACATATGAAAAGTGTGTTTAATTACAACTATTATGGGGTTATCATTTTTGATCCTTTccctttttgttgtttttgattttttttttggaaaataaggATAATGGTGGGTGGCTTCGGGTGTTGCTGCTGACAAATTAatgtttaaatgaaaaaaaataatagatgGAGAATGGGATGTGGGTTAGTTCCCTGCAGCCTTTCTAGCCTTCTCCAGCTCCTTTTCCTTTTGCTCCTTCTCCTTTTGCTTCTCCTTCTCGGCCTTCTCGCGCTCCTTGCGCGCCTTTTCGCGAGCCTTCTCGCGCTCGGCCTCCTCCTTCTCCCACTtgtcctcctgctccttgcGCTTCTTGGCCACCTCCTTTTCGCGCTCCGCCCGGGCCTTGGCCTTCTCCTTGCGAATCTTTTCGCGCTCCTTCTCCAGCTCCTGGAGCCGCTTCACCTCGTCCTTCTCCCAGATCTCGAAGGCTTCACGCTCGGCGGCCAAGCGCTGCAGCTCGTCCAGTTCCCGGTCGGAAATGCCGCCCTCCATGTCGCGCTGCATCAGGTCCACCTCCCGCTCCATGGCCTCCTTGGCCTTTCGACGCCGTATGCTCAGCTCCCTGGCCTCGACGGCGTCCTGATGGCGCTGCTCGcgctcctccttctcctcccGTCGGCGCTGCTCCTCGTACTCGAACTCCTCCTTCTCATCCTCGGTGTAGGGGTACTCGGGCAAGGTCCAATATAATCCCAATATGCCTATAGATACTCGTTAATAATGCAAGATtgacaagaaaatattaaggATTTAAAGGACTAGGAGGATTAATTTTTCCCCTAATAGCTCCTAATGATTCGACAGCCATTCCTACCTGAGGACAGAGCTAAGCCCCATGTCCCAACCGCCGCTATGATCCCACTGAACAGTATCAGGTTATAGCGACTGTTCTTCGTCTTCCAGGCCTTCATGAAATCACCCTCCGGCACAGGACAGTCGTTGAAAACGGCATGTTGGCCGCCACTTGGAAAGTAACCGGGTTTTCTCGGCTTCTGATCGCCACCAGGACACTTGGGCGGATTGGAAGACTTGGGCGGCGGAGCTGTGGGTGGTTTCTTGGGTGATGGCGGTGTCGGTTTTTTGGCCGCCATCTGCTGCCTAACTGTGTTGTGAATTAGCATCTTGCCAGCACGTACTGGGGGTGGGGATATTGGTTTCGCTATGGTTGCTTTATTTTATGTCCTTGGAGTTACTTACATCCCTTCTGGATCCGCTCCGTGGCCGCAAACAAAAATCTGGACATGATGGTGTCGGTAACTTATGATTCCAGTTCCAGTTGCCGTTCAGCCACTGATCCTCTTCACGATTCCCACGATTCCCGCTTAGGTCTTCGTGggatttcaaaaacaaaaaaatgattttcttGGCAAAGTGTTTGTCCtactaaaatataaaatattcccAAGTCACGAACGTAAAAAGCTCTAATCGATGACAATTTCAATTGTTGCTAAGATCGTAAATCGTAAGGCTGGCAAAAGTGGGTAGTGTGCCTGAGATACTTTCCACAGAAACACAATCTTGAAGATCTTACTAATCTTAAATGGAAACTCTATTTGCCaacaattcaaaattaaaataccaCTCTGattatctattttttaaacttaatttgCAATCAAAGTCTATCTATAAAACACCTTTGTAATTTTAAGAAGCCTATTCAATAAAGGGCTACTTGATGGAGAAATTCTGTACTTCCATTACACATAATATAGAACATATTCCCGGTAATCTTCTCAGTGAGATCTTTCCACTAAACCGAGTGCAGCAGAGTGCACTTTGGGTGCGATAACTAGTCAGATACACAACAAAATGTATCTCGGGCAACTAGAAAATCGTGTACGATAATTTACACAACGGTTTTCGTGTAAGACACAAAAGCTCCAGCGATAagaaatgtatgtatatggTAACCCCAGAACCCACACTCCATTAGCATGTTTCAAAAAAGACCATGTAGGTATAGAGGAGAATTTCACGGAAATTTATGATGCCTGAAgtccaaaaaaaaagccatCAGCATCGAAAGCGACCCGGTAAGAAAGGTGTCACGTGCGGAGCCAACAACAAACTTGTCAAAAATCGGTTGGCCAAGACGAATGCATAATAAAGAGAGAGACACTGGACAGACACTGGGTGTCTGTCCGGCGGAAAAGTATCTTGTAGATAAAGAAGCTAAGGCTAATCGCCAACCAGAATGCGGTCAACAAACTTGTTCTGATCTGGTTTAACAAGTGGGTGTACAAAGTGGCTCGGATcagattggattggattgcaGTCAGTTGTGGGTGCAATTGAAGTCATAAAATAATACAAGTTACCCGACTTATACTTgctgaatttatttatttctacaCAGTCtataacaaatacaaaaaaatatatattgtagAAAGTTTAGTTTTGGAACTCCTTCTCCTTTTGGGAATTTTTCTTATAGAGCCGCTTCCTTCGCTTGTTGTCCCGTCGGATCGCATACAGCGAGAGGATCATGAAGAACAAGTATACGATGCCAGTGACGAAGCATCGGATGGCATTCTTTCTGAAGCCCTTGTCGGCCTCCTCCCTGAACTCCTCCAGCGTGTGCCATTCAAATTTTGGATCCCAGCCGAGGTCGCGGATCAGGTCCAGGGCTCTTATATAGAACAGTACGCCCAAAATATTTAGCATTAGAAAACCCCAAACACTAAAGAATAGGCACATCATGGCGCACTTTCGTCCGCACACCATTTTTAGTGTTACAATTGATTGGCAGGGTGTATACTGTGTACTTCTGACACTGTAGGCGAGTGTTACTGCGACCGCAACAGGTGTCACTGTAAGCCTACCtctaaaaaaatcaaactgaaattgaaatttttttgttagatCCGCTATATATAACCTTGAATATATAGTGCTCAGATCAGGGGCCTCTCGCTTTCGATTTGCGGTCGGGTTTATTCAACTCGAAATGCTTCAGTTTTTGGATCGGAATCGGGGCTTACTGATGGACAGCTGACGAGGCAATAACTC
Coding sequences:
- the LOC6494513 gene encoding vicilin-like seed storage protein At2g18540 — protein: MSRFLFAATERIQKGLRAGKMLIHNTVRQQMAAKKPTPPSPKKPPTAPPPKSSNPPKCPGGDQKPRKPGYFPSGGQHAVFNDCPVPEGDFMKAWKTKNSRYNLILFSGIIAAVGTWGLALSSGILGLYWTLPEYPYTEDEKEEFEYEEQRRREEKEEREQRHQDAVEARELSIRRRKAKEAMEREVDLMQRDMEGGISDRELDELQRLAAEREAFEIWEKDEVKRLQELEKEREKIRKEKAKARAEREKEVAKKRKEQEDKWEKEEAEREKAREKARKEREKAEKEKQKEKEQKEKELEKARKAAGN
- the LOC6494511 gene encoding ribonuclease kappa, which codes for MVCGRKCAMMCLFFSVWGFLMLNILGVLFYIRALDLIRDLGWDPKFEWHTLEEFREEADKGFRKNAIRCFVTGIVYLFFMILSLYAIRRDNKRRKRLYKKNSQKEKEFQN